The window ttccgggcgccccggagcccaaagtcaacaatgttgactttttcgtccgggacctcttctctggttcagtccctcctcgatccggttcttctcctccggatccgctcgcttgggtgatctatgccatccgaaaaagggatcacccgaacccaacttccggtcttctcgagcgagcttccctccggcttctcgtccctcggaatcgctgtgtgtttccttctcgtccgccggcgtactcatccgcagtcttcgtccctcggacgcatcgcgtgtcgtccttctcgctagctgcgtctcttgctccccgagcaatcttccgctccggctttcgtccctcggaactactgcacgcttctttctcgtccgccggtgtactgttccgcagcacctcgtccctcggactgccgtccttctcgctagctacgtcttccgctcgactacctgtgttcctaagctcctgcacacttagacacaaggttaaaacaaacaggacctaccttaacttgttgatcacaccaaaacaaccttggggttctaacaattaTACTCTATTCATTTGTTAATCGTTCAATTTTTAGTAAATTGCTCATCGGATACGTCTCAAGGGAGCATGAGTCTCATAGTAGTAGCCGCCAAACTACAAAACAAGTAACCAACTGTGTAtttgttcttttgtttttgtcTTAATTTGTTGTCTTATGCTACATACTGACTTTTGACAAGTCTTTTaaaaatgagaagaaaaaaagattttaaagttaTACGTAATTCACCTCCTCTCCTATGTAAATGATGTTGCAATTGCGTCGAACATCGAAAGGGTAGAATAAGAAGACCAAGAGATGCTCAGCTGCAAGAACCTAGCTAATGGCAAACTAGAGGTCTACTAATGATCTGTTGTCCTAAGTTGACTTCTTAGCAGTTGCGATACATATGACGATCATGAACCACTAAAACCGCCCTCTTCCAGCGAATTTATTATTAGAGCTTGTCATGGAGAATTAGCCAAACCAAAATGTTGAGTTATAGGGTAGAATAAGAAATCCAAATATGCTGTAAGATAACATTAGAAAGACAGAGGTGACAAAGAAGATACTCCTATCGGACCACCTCCACAAGCAACGGTTGCCTGAACTGTCCGAACCAAGGGATAAATTGCTAATCACCTGCAAAAGTAACATGTTCAAATACTGGAATCTGCAGCTACTTGGAGATGGGATACAGCCTAGTAAGTGCTGATGAGCAGATAAATTATGCAGAACAGCTGATTATACAGAATTAACGAGGATGTATTTTGAATATACAAATCCCATTAGCATCAGCGGTTTCCTATTGCTTTAATTGAGGGAGCTCAAAGAAAACAAACTTGTTTTATCTTGCCTATCAATTATCATTTGCTACACCTAGTCGATACTATCCAATTCCAAGAAGATCCTACATAATATAAGCAACCATTAAATTACAGAAGATATTAATGTAAGTAGAGAAAGAAATCAAAATTCTAGCAAAAAGCAACTCATTTAACGTTCTTTTTGATGTATACTAACATCAGTGTTCAATCCACATGAAGAATAAAAGAAGATGATCTTAAGCTACTGAGCAACCCACAAACTTTTCATTGGATTGTTTAGAGATTCAATTCCCCCAGTTGTTGAGGTGTGGGTGTCACATTATAATGAGCTAACTGGACTACTTTCACATTTTATTTATATGCAtactcaaaatatttttatactaatGATGTTTATAAAATAGAAACTGAAGAGAATTGAAAATACCACCTGACAAGCTTTATTTTTAGCTCGGGTTTCAGCTGTACTAGGAATGCCATTGTCTGGCTTGGTAAATTTCTTTTCATGGCGCTCACATGAACCCCAGTAGTCAGCAAACCTACCACATCTACAATCCAAAAGAAGAGAATGGCATAAgacatgtatgagcttttgactAGTTAATTGATTAGAGTTGGCTTAAGTTGGGTGCACTTCATATATGTCGAAACAACAAATTCAGCACGTTGAACACTCCTTTTCTCATGACTTTTCCCTACATGTGGTTCATGAAATAAGTGTGTTATAACCTAAACTATATAGTCATATGTGATCACATCAGCTCATATATAAGTGTGCTGAAATTTAGATAAATATATACATGGCATTCTTGTGTTAGTATTGTGGTAGAATCATAAGATTACAGATAATAAGATCAATTGATTTAGTCAAATTCCAACTCGAGAAGTTTTGAAATAGCAACCTTCAGTCATGTCCTCTGAATTAAGTGTAAGCTTAAGCTAAGCTTCTAAGAAGAAAATTGTGTGGCCCCAAATACTAGCCAAGCTCGAGCATGATGTGAAATTTTCAGTTGAATCAAGCTCAAGATATAGGATGAAGTTAACAATGATTTGTAAAAGGTGTGTGAGCAATTTTATCAGACCTGTTTCGAACAATTGGGCTAACTTCCTCAGAATTCCACCTGACGGCAGAGCGAGATTTTGTCGAGCCTCCACAAATCTTGTGCCCTAGAACCCACCAGAGGATTGGGAGGATTTACCACCAGACCAATCAATGATGAATTTTAGAGTTGAGTTGGGTTCTCAACTTACAGCAGCTTATTGAGTAGCACACAATATTAGCCATGGCTCTAGAGCTTTGGCTTTATGTAGCAGATTGTTAGCATTGTTCCCCCTTGGTGTCTTGTCCACAGCTTGAAGAATCAGACTGGCAACTTCAGGCTGCTGATTTTCTGTGTTGTGTTTGattttgcttttattttcctaTTTTGATTATCTAGTCCACTGTAAGTGCATTATCTGTTCTCTGTATCAACTCTATTTATTTAAGTATTTCGAGTGaactgttttcttcatcaaatcgttttttagaaaagaaaaaaaaatggagagCTTGACTAGGCGTGGCTCCTTCATAGCCTGTCTAAGACTCACTTGCTTAGAAGGAAACTATAAAATCACATACAACAGAATTCCCTTCCACAAACCTATTTGTCAGCTAAAAACAAAGGTGGAATTTCAATCAGGCAAAGCATGTAGACAAGAATTGGAGGTCACTCGATCATCACTCCTGCGTATAGGATAACTCCAATGTTCCTTCATTACAGAAGCTTATGGCTCAGCAAGAGAAGGTGCAAACGCAAACAAAATGACATCAAGAAATATCATGAACAATATTCAATAAAAAACaagggaaaaaagaaaaagatttaCCGCCATGGCTGCATTTTGGTATTGTTTAAACGAAGACACTGAAGGGAACAGCCCATGTACACCAAAGTTGGGTTGCCAATTCTCCCTCTCCTCGCACTTCCGGCCTTCAGGCGGCGGGCTTTCCACCACAGAAGTCGTTACCTTCTTTACGTACTTCAACGGATCTGGATATGTGTAGGTGGGAGACGACACCGCCACCACTGGGGTGCGGTTCGGGTTCCTGACAGCAAACATCCGGCGTTCTTCCACCGCTCCGGATTCTATGGACCGCGGCATCTTCCGAAGGCGGCGATGGTCCTAGAGCTCTTCCGCCCAGCGGATTTGCTTAGGGTTTCTGAACGGCTTCGAACCCTCGACGGACTGAGGGGCCTGGAAGAAGCAACTAATTCAATTGCAGCCCAAAGCTCAGCGGCGGCGGAGACGACGATGCAACGGGCGTGGTGATTTTTGAATCCAAACAACAAGGGACGAATGATcgcaaaaatttagaaataaattggatccAACGATTGATATTTCTCGATTGGTTGATCTACGGGTATCGGAGATTGCGTCAAATTGTTAAGTAGGGGAGACGGAAATTAGTTAAGAAAGCGCCATCGCATAAAATTGGTTTAGTCCATCAAATTAACTAAAATTCCTCATTCGTTGATAAAAGGATAATTGTTATATAGGAACCATTACTTTCCCAGAagattgttaattttttttttttatcaaaatgtaTTTTGGATAAATAACAAACCAACCTCCATAAATAATTATCGACAAATTACTGGTGGAGTAAATCGCGTGTACGTTGCTATAATGCTATAAGTGGAAATCGCAAGCCGAAGCGCATAAATGGAGGATATTTATATATG is drawn from Zingiber officinale cultivar Zhangliang chromosome 1B, Zo_v1.1, whole genome shotgun sequence and contains these coding sequences:
- the LOC122052482 gene encoding uncharacterized protein LOC122052482 isoform X2 codes for the protein MGCSLQCLRLNNTKMQPWRCGRFADYWGSCERHEKKFTKPDNGIPSTAETRAKNKACQVISNLSLGSDSSGNRCLWRWSDRSIFFVTSVFLMLSYSIFGFLILPYNSTFWFG
- the LOC122052482 gene encoding uncharacterized protein LOC122052482 isoform X1; its protein translation is MPRSIESGAVEERRMFAVRNPNRTPVVAVSSPTYTYPDPLKYVKKVTTSVVESPPPEGRKCEERENWQPNFGVHGLFPSVSSFKQYQNAAMAEHWSYPIRRSDDRVTSNSCLHALPD
- the LOC122052482 gene encoding uncharacterized protein LOC122052482 isoform X3, whose amino-acid sequence is MPRSIESGAVEERRMFAVRNPNRTPVVAVSSPTYTYPDPLKYVKKVTTSVVESPPPEGRKCEERENWQPNFGVHGLFPSVSSFKQYQNAAMAMW